Proteins from one Natrinema salinisoli genomic window:
- a CDS encoding V-type ATP synthase subunit E, which translates to MSLDTVVEDIREEAHARAEDIRSEGETRAEEIESAAEDDAEEILADAEAEVEREIDQLREQRLSSAKLEAKQQRLEARRDVLGEVREAVEDELAALEGDTREELTRDLLEAASDEFDEGDDVSVYGRSDDQELLESILEDYDGYEYAGEFDCLGGVVVESEQSRVRVNNTFDSVLEDVWEDNLQAISNRLFEQ; encoded by the coding sequence ATGAGTTTGGACACAGTCGTAGAAGACATTCGAGAAGAAGCCCACGCGCGTGCGGAGGACATCCGCTCAGAGGGCGAGACGCGCGCCGAGGAGATCGAATCGGCAGCGGAGGACGACGCCGAAGAGATCCTCGCCGACGCGGAGGCCGAGGTCGAGCGCGAAATCGACCAGCTCCGCGAACAGCGCCTCTCCAGTGCGAAGCTGGAGGCGAAACAACAGCGCCTGGAGGCCCGCCGCGACGTGCTCGGGGAGGTCCGGGAGGCCGTCGAGGACGAGCTCGCCGCCCTCGAGGGGGACACCCGCGAGGAACTCACGCGAGACCTGCTCGAAGCCGCGAGCGACGAGTTCGACGAGGGCGACGACGTCTCCGTCTACGGTCGGAGCGACGACCAGGAGCTGCTCGAGTCGATCCTCGAGGACTACGACGGCTACGAGTACGCGGGCGAGTTCGACTGCCTCGGCGGCGTCGTCGTCGAGAGCGAGCAGTCTCGCGTTCGAGTCAACAACACGTTCGACTCGGTGCTCGAGGACGTATGGGAAGACAACCTTCAGGCGATCAGCAACCGACTCTTCGAGCAATGA
- a CDS encoding V-type ATP synthase subunit C: protein MSAGASNPEYVNARVRSRRASLFSDEDYRKLIRMGPSEIARFMEETEYEREINELGTRFSGVDLIEYALNRNLAKHFDDLLEWSQGRLYDLIARYLRKFDVWNLKTIIRGIYTDTDPEDIQTDLIRAGELEERTIDRLLEADTIEDVVEMLYNTSYYESLTVAYEEFEETGALVPLENALDREFYENLLADLGRPQEGPEAKYVEFLEAEIDFRNARNALRLARSGADLDPATYYIDGGVLFDASDLNRLVGDYDALVDHIADSRRYGDRLSTALGRLRDADSLIQFEHALDAALLEYADTLSSIYPASVSAVLSYILAKEREVENIRAIARGREVGLAENEIEEELVIL, encoded by the coding sequence ATGAGCGCAGGTGCCTCGAATCCGGAATACGTGAACGCTCGCGTACGGTCGCGCCGAGCCTCGCTGTTCTCGGACGAAGACTACCGCAAGCTGATCCGGATGGGGCCGAGCGAGATCGCGCGGTTCATGGAGGAGACGGAGTACGAACGCGAGATCAACGAGCTCGGTACGCGGTTTTCAGGCGTCGACCTGATCGAATACGCCCTGAACCGCAACCTCGCGAAGCACTTCGACGACCTGCTGGAGTGGTCGCAGGGACGACTCTACGACCTGATCGCTCGCTACCTGCGGAAGTTCGACGTCTGGAACCTGAAGACGATCATCCGCGGGATCTACACCGACACCGACCCCGAGGATATCCAGACCGACCTCATCCGTGCCGGCGAACTCGAGGAGCGGACGATCGACCGGCTGCTCGAGGCCGACACGATCGAGGACGTCGTCGAGATGCTGTACAACACGAGCTACTACGAGTCGCTGACGGTCGCCTACGAGGAGTTCGAGGAGACCGGCGCGCTCGTTCCCCTCGAGAACGCCCTCGATCGGGAGTTCTACGAGAACCTGCTCGCGGACCTCGGCCGGCCTCAGGAAGGGCCCGAAGCGAAGTACGTCGAGTTCCTCGAGGCGGAGATCGACTTCCGGAACGCCCGGAACGCGTTGCGACTCGCACGCAGCGGTGCCGACCTCGATCCGGCGACCTACTACATCGACGGCGGCGTCCTGTTCGACGCGTCCGATCTCAACCGGCTCGTCGGTGACTACGACGCGCTCGTCGATCACATCGCCGATAGCAGGCGGTACGGCGACCGACTCTCGACTGCGCTCGGTCGGCTGCGCGATGCTGACAGCCTTATCCAGTTCGAGCACGCACTAGACGCTGCGTTGCTCGAGTACGCCGACACGCTCTCGAGCATCTATCCGGCCTCGGTCTCGGCCGTCCTTTCGTACATCCTCGCGAAAGAGCGCGAGGTCGAGAACATCCGTGCCATCGCGCGCGGTCGCGAGGTCGGACTCGCAGAGAACGAGATCGAAGAGGAGCTGGTGATCCTATGA
- a CDS encoding V-type ATP synthase subunit F codes for MSQEIAVVGSPEFTTGFRLAGVRRFENVPDDEKDDRLDDAATAALEDEGVGIVVMHDEDLEHLSRNVRQEVETSVEPVVVTIGSGTGGGGLRDQIKRAIGIDLMDEDEDS; via the coding sequence ATGAGCCAGGAAATCGCAGTCGTCGGCAGTCCGGAGTTTACCACCGGCTTTCGCCTCGCTGGCGTCCGTCGGTTCGAGAACGTCCCGGACGACGAGAAAGACGACCGACTGGACGACGCTGCAACGGCGGCCCTCGAGGACGAGGGCGTCGGGATCGTCGTCATGCACGACGAGGACCTCGAGCACCTGTCGCGAAACGTTCGCCAGGAAGTCGAGACGAGCGTCGAGCCGGTCGTCGTCACGATCGGCAGCGGAACCGGTGGCGGCGGGCTGCGCGACCAGATCAAACGCGCGATCGGGATCGACCTGATGGACGAGGACGAAGACAGCTAA
- a CDS encoding ATP synthase subunit A, which yields MSQAEDIESVDEDGVIESVSGPVVTATDLDARMNDVVYVGDEGLMGEVIEIEGNLTTIQVYEETSGVGPGEPVQNTGEPLSVDLGPGMLDSIYDGVQRPLDVLEEKMGTAFLDRGVDAPGIDLEKKWEFTPEVETGDTVEPGDVVGVVEETVTIDHKVMVPPDYEGGEVTTVGDGEFTVEETVVELDNGEEIQMHQEWPVREARPAGDKETPTEPLVTGQRVQDGLFPLAKGGTAAIPGPFGSGKTVTQQQLAKWSDADIVVYIGCGERGNEMTEVIEDFPELPDPQTGNPLMARTCLIANTSNMPVAARESCIYTGITIAEYYRDMGYDVALMADSTSRWAEAMREISSRLEEMPGEEGYPAYLAAALSEFYERAGKFQLINGGEGSISVVGAVSPPGGDFSEPVTQNTLRIVKTFWALDADLAERRHFPSINWNESYSLYKDQLDPWWESNVAGDWADTRQWAVDILDEEDELQEIVQLVGKDALPEDQQLTMEIARYIREAWLQQNALHDVDTYCEPEKTYRMLGAIKTFNDEAFEALDAGVPVEEIQDVDAAPQLNRMGTAEEWEEFIDEIENDLKEQLRALY from the coding sequence ATGAGCCAGGCAGAAGACATCGAATCCGTCGACGAAGACGGTGTAATCGAAAGCGTGAGCGGTCCCGTCGTGACCGCCACGGACCTCGACGCCCGGATGAACGACGTCGTCTACGTCGGCGACGAAGGGCTGATGGGCGAGGTCATCGAAATCGAAGGGAACCTGACCACGATTCAGGTGTACGAGGAAACCTCCGGCGTCGGCCCGGGCGAACCCGTCCAGAACACGGGCGAGCCCCTGAGCGTCGACCTCGGACCCGGCATGCTGGACTCCATCTACGACGGCGTCCAGCGCCCGCTCGACGTCCTCGAGGAGAAGATGGGGACCGCGTTCCTCGACCGCGGGGTCGACGCCCCGGGGATCGACCTCGAGAAGAAGTGGGAGTTCACCCCCGAGGTCGAAACGGGTGATACCGTCGAACCCGGCGACGTCGTCGGGGTCGTCGAGGAGACCGTCACCATCGACCACAAGGTCATGGTGCCGCCGGACTACGAGGGTGGCGAAGTCACCACCGTCGGGGACGGCGAGTTCACCGTCGAGGAGACCGTCGTCGAACTCGACAACGGCGAAGAGATCCAGATGCACCAGGAGTGGCCGGTCCGCGAAGCCCGGCCCGCCGGTGACAAGGAGACGCCGACTGAGCCGCTGGTGACGGGCCAGCGCGTGCAGGACGGCCTCTTCCCGCTCGCGAAGGGCGGGACGGCGGCGATTCCCGGTCCCTTTGGCTCCGGGAAGACCGTCACCCAGCAGCAACTCGCCAAGTGGTCCGACGCGGACATCGTCGTCTACATCGGCTGTGGCGAGCGCGGCAACGAGATGACCGAGGTCATCGAGGACTTCCCGGAACTGCCCGACCCGCAGACCGGGAACCCGCTGATGGCCCGGACGTGTCTCATCGCCAACACGTCGAACATGCCCGTCGCGGCCCGCGAGTCCTGTATCTACACGGGAATCACGATCGCGGAGTACTACCGCGACATGGGCTACGACGTCGCGCTGATGGCAGACTCTACCTCGCGGTGGGCAGAGGCCATGCGGGAGATCTCGAGCCGACTCGAGGAGATGCCCGGCGAAGAGGGCTACCCCGCGTACCTGGCGGCCGCGCTCTCGGAGTTCTACGAGCGCGCCGGCAAGTTCCAGCTGATCAACGGCGGCGAAGGGTCGATTTCCGTCGTCGGCGCAGTCTCGCCGCCGGGCGGTGACTTCTCCGAGCCGGTCACCCAGAACACGCTGCGCATCGTCAAGACGTTCTGGGCGCTGGACGCCGACCTCGCGGAGCGTCGGCACTTCCCCTCGATCAACTGGAACGAGTCCTACTCGCTGTACAAGGACCAGCTCGACCCGTGGTGGGAGAGCAACGTCGCTGGCGACTGGGCGGACACCCGCCAGTGGGCGGTCGACATACTCGACGAGGAGGACGAACTGCAGGAGATCGTCCAGCTCGTCGGGAAGGACGCGCTGCCGGAGGACCAGCAGCTCACGATGGAGATCGCACGCTACATCCGTGAGGCCTGGCTCCAGCAGAACGCGCTCCACGACGTCGACACCTACTGCGAACCCGAGAAGACCTACCGGATGCTCGGCGCGATCAAGACGTTCAACGACGAGGCCTTCGAAGCGCTCGACGCCGGCGTCCCGGTCGAGGAGATCCAGGACGTCGACGCCGCGCCACAGCTCAACCGGATGGGCACGGCCGAGGAGTGGGAGGAGTTCATCGACGAGATCGAGAACGACCTCAAAGAACAACTGCGCGCACTGTACTAA
- a CDS encoding ATP synthase subunit B — protein sequence MKEYQTITEISGPLVFAEVDEPVGYDEIVEIETEDGRTLRGQVLESSEGIVSIQVFEGTGGIDRNASVRFLGETMKMPVTEDLLGRVLDGSGNPIDGGPEIVPDDRQDIVGKAINPYSREYPEEFIQTGVSAIDGMNTLVRGQKLPIFSGSGLPHNELALQIARQATVPEEDEEGEGSEFAVIFGAMGITAEEANEFMDDFERTGALERSVVFMNLADDPAVERQVTPRLALTTAEYLAFEKDYHVLVILTDMTNYCEALREIGAAREEVPGRRGYPGYMYTDLAQLYERAGRIEGKEGSVTQIPILTMPGDDDTHPIPDLTGYITEGQIMMDRDLNSQGIEPPVNVLPSLSRLMDDGIGEGLTREDHGDVSDQMYAAYAEGEDLRDLVNIVGREALSERDNKFLDFADRFEEEFVQQGYDTNRSIDETLEIGWDLLSDLPKEALNRIDEELIAEHYREDESEAAEVTADD from the coding sequence ATGAAAGAGTACCAGACTATCACGGAAATCAGCGGTCCGCTGGTGTTCGCCGAGGTCGACGAGCCGGTCGGCTACGACGAGATCGTCGAGATCGAGACCGAGGACGGGCGAACGCTGCGCGGCCAGGTGCTGGAATCGAGCGAGGGTATCGTCTCGATCCAGGTGTTCGAGGGTACGGGCGGGATCGACCGCAACGCCTCCGTTCGCTTCCTGGGCGAGACGATGAAGATGCCCGTCACCGAGGATCTGCTCGGGCGGGTGCTCGACGGCTCCGGGAACCCGATCGACGGCGGCCCGGAGATCGTTCCGGACGATCGACAGGATATCGTCGGCAAAGCGATCAACCCCTACTCGCGTGAGTACCCCGAGGAGTTCATCCAGACCGGCGTCTCCGCCATCGACGGCATGAACACGCTGGTTCGGGGCCAGAAGCTCCCGATCTTCTCCGGGTCGGGGCTCCCCCACAACGAACTCGCGCTCCAGATCGCCCGTCAGGCGACGGTGCCGGAGGAAGACGAGGAGGGCGAGGGGTCGGAGTTCGCAGTCATCTTCGGCGCGATGGGAATCACGGCCGAAGAGGCGAACGAGTTCATGGACGACTTCGAACGCACGGGCGCGCTCGAGCGCTCGGTCGTCTTCATGAACCTCGCGGACGACCCCGCAGTCGAGCGGCAGGTCACCCCACGACTCGCGCTCACCACGGCCGAGTACCTGGCCTTCGAGAAGGACTACCACGTGCTGGTCATCCTGACGGACATGACCAACTACTGTGAGGCGCTGCGCGAGATCGGTGCCGCACGCGAGGAGGTCCCGGGCCGCCGTGGCTACCCCGGCTACATGTACACCGACCTGGCACAGCTCTACGAGCGTGCCGGTCGTATCGAGGGCAAGGAGGGATCGGTCACGCAGATTCCGATCCTGACCATGCCCGGCGACGACGACACGCACCCGATTCCGGACCTGACCGGGTACATTACCGAGGGTCAGATCATGATGGATCGGGACCTCAACAGTCAGGGGATCGAGCCGCCGGTCAACGTCCTCCCCAGCCTCTCCCGGCTGATGGACGACGGGATCGGCGAGGGCCTGACCCGCGAAGACCACGGCGACGTCTCCGACCAGATGTACGCCGCCTACGCGGAGGGTGAGGACCTGCGCGACCTCGTGAACATCGTCGGTCGCGAAGCGCTCTCCGAGCGGGACAACAAGTTCCTCGACTTCGCCGACCGCTTCGAGGAAGAGTTCGTCCAGCAGGGGTACGATACCAACCGCTCGATCGACGAGACGCTCGAGATCGGCTGGGACCTGCTGTCGGACCTGCCGAAGGAGGCGCTCAACCGCATCGACGAGGAGCTCATCGCAGAGCACTACCGCGAGGACGAGTCCGAAGCCGCCGAAGTCACGGCCGACGACTGA
- a CDS encoding long-chain-fatty-acid--CoA ligase → MHKPLLVPEFLDRARTHYGDDEAVVATTGERFTYDELGERADRFSAALQERGVEKGDRVAVLDPNTHYHLEAAYGIMQLGAVHTPLNYRLTPDDFEYILSDAGVDAIYADYDFADRIEEIRDEVPTETFITNDPTEVDGDWESFDAVLEDAGTEYDRPEMAEDEIITINYTSGTTGDPKGVCRTHRCETIHAYLLVGHQEITDDDVYLWTLPMFHANGWGHIFAVTGIGAKHVCTRGVDAADIFEAVRSEDVSYMCGAPTVLNMLTEYYDENEPETTGEADVRLATAGSAPPEATIRTVEDEFGWYLKHVYGATETGPLITTSDARRHFEDSSDDRFRIKKRQGLAYLGTEIRVVDEDGEDVPRDDETLGEVVVRGNQIMEKYWEKPEATEEAFNDRIEGYYHTGDLATVDENGMIAIQDRKKDIIISGGENISSIELEDTLFDHPEVSDVAVIPSPSDEWGETPKAFVVPASGDPDDPGVTEGDLEAFTRENLAGYKTVHRVEFVEELPTTATGKVQKYELRQEEWGEEDRMVGEG, encoded by the coding sequence ATGCACAAACCACTTCTCGTGCCGGAGTTCTTGGACCGGGCGCGAACGCACTACGGCGACGACGAGGCGGTCGTCGCCACGACGGGGGAACGATTCACGTACGACGAACTCGGCGAGCGGGCCGACCGGTTTTCCGCGGCGTTGCAGGAACGGGGGGTCGAAAAAGGGGATCGGGTCGCCGTCCTCGACCCGAACACGCACTATCACCTCGAGGCGGCCTACGGAATCATGCAACTGGGTGCGGTCCACACGCCGCTGAACTACCGGCTCACGCCCGACGACTTCGAGTACATCCTGTCGGACGCAGGCGTCGACGCGATCTACGCCGACTACGACTTCGCCGACAGGATCGAGGAAATCCGCGACGAGGTGCCGACGGAGACGTTCATCACGAACGATCCCACCGAAGTGGACGGTGACTGGGAGAGTTTCGACGCGGTGCTCGAGGACGCGGGCACCGAGTACGACCGCCCCGAGATGGCCGAGGACGAGATCATCACGATCAACTACACGTCGGGAACGACGGGCGATCCGAAGGGGGTCTGTCGCACTCACCGCTGCGAGACGATTCACGCCTACTTGTTGGTCGGTCATCAGGAGATCACCGACGACGACGTCTACCTGTGGACCTTGCCGATGTTCCACGCGAACGGCTGGGGCCACATCTTCGCGGTGACGGGGATCGGCGCGAAACACGTCTGTACGCGCGGGGTCGACGCCGCGGACATCTTCGAGGCCGTGCGGTCGGAGGACGTCTCCTACATGTGCGGCGCGCCGACGGTGTTGAACATGCTCACCGAGTATTATGACGAAAACGAGCCGGAAACGACCGGCGAGGCCGACGTTCGACTCGCGACCGCGGGCAGCGCGCCGCCGGAGGCGACGATCCGGACCGTCGAGGACGAGTTCGGCTGGTACCTGAAACACGTCTACGGCGCGACCGAGACCGGGCCGCTGATCACGACCTCCGACGCCCGCCGACACTTCGAGGACAGCAGCGACGACCGGTTCCGGATCAAGAAACGCCAGGGGCTGGCCTATCTGGGGACCGAAATCCGCGTCGTCGACGAGGACGGCGAGGACGTCCCCCGGGACGACGAGACGCTCGGCGAGGTGGTCGTCCGGGGCAACCAGATCATGGAGAAGTACTGGGAGAAACCCGAGGCGACGGAAGAGGCCTTCAACGACCGAATCGAAGGCTACTACCACACCGGCGACCTCGCGACGGTCGACGAGAACGGAATGATCGCCATTCAGGACCGCAAGAAGGACATCATCATCTCCGGCGGCGAGAACATCTCGAGCATCGAACTCGAGGACACCCTCTTCGACCACCCCGAAGTCTCTGACGTGGCGGTGATCCCGTCCCCGAGCGACGAGTGGGGCGAGACGCCGAAGGCGTTCGTCGTCCCCGCGAGCGGCGATCCCGACGATCCCGGCGTGACGGAAGGTGACCTCGAGGCATTCACCCGCGAGAACCTCGCGGGGTACAAGACCGTCCACCGGGTCGAGTTCGTCGAGGAACTGCCGACGACGGCGACGGGGAAGGTCCAGAAGTACGAACTCCGCCAGGAGGAGTGGGGCGAGGAGGATCGAATGGTCGGGGAGGGGTGA
- a CDS encoding zinc ribbon domain-containing protein, producing MNGDDRGCPKCDHTETEIDEISTTGGGLSKMFDIQNRSFMVVSCTNCGYSELYKGQSSGDMIDLFLG from the coding sequence ATGAACGGCGACGATCGCGGCTGTCCGAAGTGCGACCATACGGAGACGGAGATCGACGAGATTTCGACGACCGGTGGCGGCCTCTCGAAGATGTTCGATATTCAGAATCGGAGCTTCATGGTTGTGAGTTGTACGAACTGCGGCTACTCGGAGCTCTACAAAGGCCAGTCGTCGGGCGACATGATCGATCTGTTCCTCGGCTAG
- a CDS encoding V-type ATP synthase subunit D: MANDVKPTRKNLMAIEDRIELSERGHGTLEKKRDGLIMEFMDILDKAQDVRGDLAQDYEDAQKKINMARAMEGDVAVRGAAAALQEHPEITTESKNIMGVVVPQIESSRVSKSLDQRGYGIMGTSARIDEAAEAYEDLLESIILAAEVETAMKKMLREIETTKRRVNALEFKLLPELYDNQEYIEQKLEEQEREETFRLKKIKDKKEAEEKAEREAEAEAEAEEAEAKEEELDEVQPDTAAQSPTANQ, translated from the coding sequence ATGGCCAACGACGTCAAGCCCACGCGCAAGAACTTGATGGCGATCGAGGATCGCATCGAGCTCTCCGAGCGGGGGCACGGCACGCTCGAGAAGAAACGCGACGGGCTGATCATGGAATTCATGGACATCCTGGACAAGGCCCAGGACGTCCGCGGCGACCTCGCACAGGACTACGAGGACGCCCAGAAGAAGATCAACATGGCCCGTGCGATGGAAGGCGACGTCGCGGTTCGCGGTGCCGCAGCGGCGCTGCAGGAACACCCCGAGATCACCACCGAGTCCAAGAACATCATGGGCGTCGTCGTTCCCCAGATCGAGTCCTCGCGGGTCTCCAAGAGCCTCGATCAGCGCGGCTACGGCATCATGGGCACCTCCGCCCGCATCGACGAGGCCGCCGAGGCCTACGAGGACCTCCTCGAGAGCATCATCCTCGCCGCCGAGGTCGAAACGGCGATGAAGAAGATGCTCCGTGAGATCGAGACGACCAAGCGACGCGTCAACGCCCTCGAGTTCAAGCTCCTGCCGGAACTGTACGACAACCAGGAGTACATCGAGCAGAAACTCGAGGAGCAGGAACGCGAGGAGACGTTCCGTCTGAAGAAGATCAAGGACAAGAAGGAAGCCGAAGAGAAGGCCGAGCGGGAGGCCGAAGCGGAAGCCGAGGCCGAAGAAGCGGAAGCGAAAGAGGAGGAACTCGACGAGGTACAGCCGGACACGGCGGCTCAGTCACCCACGGCGAACCAGTAG
- a CDS encoding DUF6276 family protein, giving the protein MVCSECNSATISVSVPEKYRTHAPSEAAVVSFCSHCLTLEPASSEDATDPDFSRVSDAFPTNPERAIPLALAIGLCSSLATNRSAIESLLEAVERAGADPLLVLDRLGSDPSVEPALDLERRRHQLEQLLY; this is encoded by the coding sequence ATGGTCTGTTCCGAATGTAACTCGGCGACGATTTCGGTTTCCGTCCCGGAGAAATATCGCACACACGCACCGTCCGAGGCCGCCGTCGTCTCGTTCTGTTCGCACTGTCTGACCCTCGAGCCGGCGTCATCCGAGGACGCAACTGATCCCGATTTCTCACGAGTTAGCGACGCCTTTCCCACCAACCCCGAGCGTGCGATCCCGCTCGCGCTCGCGATCGGGCTGTGTTCGTCGCTCGCGACGAACCGCTCCGCGATCGAGTCACTGCTCGAGGCGGTCGAACGGGCCGGTGCCGATCCCCTGCTGGTGCTCGATCGGCTCGGTTCAGATCCGTCGGTCGAGCCGGCGCTCGACCTCGAGCGGCGGCGACACCAGCTCGAGCAGCTGCTCTACTGA
- a CDS encoding DUF5811 family protein, which translates to MNGNTPYAGLPGETGAGQRAAADVPDLSSAQKRLLHRDVSRIAARTREFLPNEYVVDADVSNGMTGPEVTVAVRPPVGHAVSAGFTPDLEEAAAAEEVITADERDEVARGLAASAALQVKQAISNNVRPTGK; encoded by the coding sequence ATGAACGGAAATACGCCGTACGCAGGGCTACCGGGCGAGACTGGTGCTGGGCAACGTGCAGCGGCGGACGTTCCTGACCTCTCGAGTGCGCAGAAACGACTGCTCCACCGCGACGTCTCGCGAATCGCCGCCCGTACCCGCGAGTTCCTCCCGAACGAATACGTCGTCGACGCCGACGTCTCGAACGGCATGACCGGCCCGGAGGTCACCGTCGCGGTCCGGCCGCCCGTCGGCCACGCCGTCAGCGCCGGTTTCACGCCGGACCTCGAGGAGGCGGCGGCCGCCGAGGAGGTCATCACCGCCGACGAACGCGACGAGGTCGCTCGCGGGCTGGCCGCGAGTGCGGCCCTGCAAGTGAAACAGGCGATCAGCAACAACGTGCGGCCGACCGGAAAGTAG
- a CDS encoding pyruvoyl-dependent arginine decarboxylase gives MSTIRVVWGTASAPTAMASYDAALAEAGIENYNLVSVSSVVPAETFVEAVGTAPDLGPAGERLTVVEARATTAGPGRVSAALAWAQSVDDGPGLFYETAGEMDSEAVERRVREGLAAGQELRDWEFGDPQVAVESRQAESGLYTTAVVLAVYGDSEPILSN, from the coding sequence ATGAGCACGATTCGAGTCGTCTGGGGGACCGCGTCGGCACCCACGGCGATGGCCTCCTACGACGCGGCCCTCGCGGAGGCCGGCATCGAGAACTACAACCTTGTCTCGGTTTCTTCCGTGGTTCCCGCTGAGACCTTCGTCGAGGCCGTCGGCACCGCTCCCGATCTCGGCCCCGCCGGCGAGCGCCTGACCGTCGTCGAGGCTCGAGCCACCACTGCCGGTCCCGGCCGCGTGAGCGCTGCGCTCGCGTGGGCCCAGTCGGTCGACGACGGACCGGGACTGTTCTACGAGACGGCGGGCGAGATGGACAGCGAGGCCGTCGAACGACGGGTTCGCGAGGGACTGGCTGCGGGTCAGGAACTGCGCGACTGGGAGTTTGGAGACCCACAGGTCGCCGTCGAGAGCCGACAGGCCGAATCGGGACTGTACACGACGGCGGTGGTGCTGGCCGTCTACGGCGACAGCGAGCCGATCCTCTCAAATTGA
- the pan2 gene encoding proteasome-activating nucleotidase Pan2, whose product MSRSPSIPDRPHRDIDSDLPDDERLEALRGHYEDLVDVNDQLSAQLEDAEDRRERLREKVDRVERENETLKSSSLYIATVEDVLDDDQVIVKQHGNNQEVLTDVASRMVDRVEPGDRVAVNDSFAIQTVLDTETDARAQSMEITEKPEVTYADIGGIDEQVREVREAVEQPLTEPEIFNEVGIDPPSGVLLYGPPGTGKTMLAKAVANETDATFIKMAGSELVRKFIGEGSRLVRDLFEMARERQPAIIFIDEIDAIATRRTESKTSGDAEVQRTMMQLLSEMDGFEARGEIRIIAATNRYDMLDRAILRPGRFDRLIEVPEPDRDGREQILGIHTRNMNIAGDVDFADLADDTDGYSGADIESLATEAGMFAIRNERDEVRHQDFAEALEKIEDDDSSDVVSSAGYFYQ is encoded by the coding sequence ATGTCTCGAAGCCCGTCTATTCCCGACCGACCTCACCGCGATATCGACTCAGACCTCCCCGACGACGAGCGGCTCGAGGCGCTCCGCGGGCACTACGAGGACCTGGTCGACGTCAACGACCAGCTGTCCGCCCAGCTCGAGGACGCCGAGGACCGCCGCGAGCGCCTCCGGGAGAAAGTCGATCGCGTCGAACGCGAAAACGAGACGCTGAAGAGTTCCTCGCTGTACATCGCGACCGTCGAGGACGTGCTCGATGACGACCAGGTCATCGTCAAACAGCACGGAAACAATCAGGAAGTGCTGACCGACGTCGCCTCGCGCATGGTCGACCGCGTCGAGCCCGGCGACCGGGTCGCGGTCAACGACTCCTTCGCGATCCAGACGGTGCTGGATACGGAGACCGACGCGCGCGCCCAGTCGATGGAGATCACCGAGAAACCGGAGGTCACCTACGCTGACATCGGCGGTATCGACGAGCAGGTTCGGGAAGTCCGCGAAGCCGTCGAACAACCCCTCACCGAGCCCGAAATATTCAACGAGGTCGGTATCGATCCGCCCAGCGGCGTCCTCCTCTACGGGCCGCCGGGGACGGGCAAGACGATGCTCGCCAAAGCCGTCGCCAACGAGACCGACGCCACCTTCATCAAGATGGCCGGCTCGGAACTCGTCCGCAAGTTCATCGGCGAGGGCTCCCGACTCGTCCGCGACCTCTTCGAGATGGCCCGCGAGCGCCAGCCCGCCATCATCTTCATCGACGAGATCGACGCCATCGCGACGCGGCGCACCGAATCAAAGACCTCCGGCGACGCCGAGGTCCAGCGGACCATGATGCAACTCCTCTCGGAAATGGACGGCTTCGAGGCCCGCGGCGAGATCCGCATCATCGCCGCCACCAACCGCTACGACATGCTCGACCGCGCCATCCTTCGCCCCGGCCGCTTCGACCGCCTCATCGAAGTCCCCGAGCCCGACCGCGACGGCCGCGAGCAGATCCTCGGGATCCACACCCGCAACATGAACATCGCCGGGGACGTCGACTTCGCCGACCTGGCCGACGACACCGACGGCTACTCCGGCGCCGACATCGAAAGCCTCGCCACCGAAGCCGGCATGTTCGCTATCCGCAACGAGCGCGACGAGGTCCGCCACCAGGACTTCGCCGAGGCCCTCGAGAAGATCGAAGACGACGACTCGAGCGACGTGGTCTCGTCGGCGGGCTACTTCTATCAATAA